The genomic interval GTGCAAGTATGCTGTCTTTATAGCCGGGGTGGAAGTACCAAAGGTTTACTTGTTGCCTATAACTTAAAAAACGAATCACTCTCCGAGGAATGGATCAGGATATTAGAACTATATGCAATGCAAATGAGCTTGACATTGGAAAATGCCATATTAAACATCAGACTGAGGGAATTGTCAATTACAGACGGCTTAACAGGCCTGCGTAACCACCGGCACTTCATGGAATGTTTAAACTCGGAAGTTGAACGCAGTTTTAAAAGGCAGAGGCCCTTTTGTGTGTTTCTTTTAGATGTGGACGACTTTAAACACTATAATGACAATTATGGCCATCCGGCAGGGGATGAGGTGCTGCAGATATTAGCCTCCATTATGACTGATACAATAGACGAAAATGGCGGCACAGTGTTTAGGTATGGCGGTGAAGAGTTTGCTGTAATTTTACCGCAAAGCACCTTAAAACAGGGTTTTGCCCTTGCAGAAAAATTACGCCAAAACATAGACAATCATAATTTTCCACATAGAGCGATTACTGTTAGCATTGGGGTGTCTGCATACCCGGAAAATGCAAGGGAGGCTAAGCAGCTGCTGAATTGGGCAGATAAGGCACTGTACCAGGCCAAGGCCAAAGGTAAAAACAAGGTACAATATTTATAAATGCGACAGGGGATGTTCACGCTGTCGCATTTATATTATTAATATTTAAAATTCTAATATATCGCCGGTATTATTGATAATTAATTTATCACCGAACACCCTGTAGAGTTCTGCCTGGGTTTTAAAACCGGTGCAATGGTTTACTGCTAGCTTCTGCACCTTGAACTTCTTTAAGGCATCAATGGTTTTGGCCAGTTTATCTGCTGAAGCGCTGTGCAGGTGGGTGCCGCCTACCAAGGCATAGATGTGATTGCTGTTAGTCAGTGCCGCTGCATGGTGTAAGGTATTTACCAGCCCGGCATGGGCACAGCCGGTAATCACCACCGGTCCCTTTGCCGTTACTGCTACCAGTGCCTGGTCATCTAACATGGTATCAGGAATATATTTTTCGTCAGCCTCAATAAAATAACGTTCACCGGTTTTTTCAAATTCGGTTATCCGGGGAATTTCTCCGGTAAGCCAAAGGCCGGGTGTCGGCTGTACCTCCTTTGTGTTTAATTTAAACCTGGCACCGGCACTTGTCAATTCATTTAATGAACAAGGGACACCGCAGCACTGATAGCTGTTGTGGGCCATAGATTTGTATTTTTCCTTAAAGATTTCGGGATGGGCATAGACATCTATTGGCCCTGTTTTACGCAATACACCCAAAAGGCCCCCGGTATGGTCATCGTGACCGTGACTCAGTGCAATGGCATTAAGCTGTTTTAAATCTATGCTCAGTGCCCTGGCATTGGCCACCACTGAAGGGCCCTGACCGGTATCGAAAAGCAAACGGTACCCTTTATAATCTATCAATAGCGATAAACCGTGTTCAGCCAGCAAGCCCCTCTTCACACAGGTGTTCTCTGATAATGTAACTACTCTCAAATCACTCATTTAAATTACCTCCATAATTATTACTTATTTCTATACAGGTAAAATTTTTCCTGCATATGTATTGAAATATTAGGCTAATTGATGCTAAAATATACGCGTGAACATTTAAACAACTATTGAAGTGATAATTTTTTAAGGACAGGGTGATATTACTTGAATGGAAAAGATGATGTATGTAGTGTTTTATGTATCCATCCTGAAAAGGTGGCAAAGTTTAATGACGGCCAAATTCCGGAGATGGGCAAACTTGCAGAACTGTTTAAGGTGCTGGGGGATGAAACAAGAACTAAAATACTTTACATTCTATCCAAAGAAGAAATGTGTGTTTGCGACTTAGCCAGCGTACTAAACGCCACTGTATCCAACGTATCACATCACCTGCGCCTGCTAAGGGGAGCGGCACTGGTGCGGTATCGGAAAGAAGGTAAGGTGGTTTATTACACCTTAGACGACCATCATGTGATCAACCTGATTAAAGAAGGGCTTGAGCACCTGGCTCATAGAGGATAACATTTCAACCGTTGCTCAAATATAAACATGGGAAAGGGGTGCCCTTTTGTCAGATATAAAAACACAAAAATCAGCCTGCCCGGGGGGAGAGAATTGCAGCTGCCGTGAGGCCGTTGTCTCTGATACCTTAATACTTACCGGCTTGGACTGTGCTGACTGTGCCGCTAAATTGGATAAATCAATTGCCGCTTTAGATGGTGTTGTACGATCGGCAGTTAACTTTACCACCGCTAAATTAAGGGTGGACTACCGGCCCGGTAAATTGCACCGGGGTGACCTGGTTAGGCATATTGAAAAACTGGGATACGGCGTGGCAAAGCCAAAGAGCGATGGGTCAGAAAGGGAAGATCTGCTACGGTTAACGGGGTTGGACTGTGCCGATTGTGCTGCCAAACTGCAAAAAGCGGTGGAGAAAATGCCCGGTGTACAGGAGGCCGCAGTAAATTTTGGGGCCGGCACCTTAAAAATTAAGCATACCGGTGATATAGACGGCATTATTAACAGTATCAGGCAGATGGGTTATGGCGCCGTTGCCGATGGCCTGCAGCATAGTGTTCCGGCCGCCTTCTGGATACAAAACCGGCGGGTGCTGACAACTTTAATTTCAGGCTTGTTTGTGATGGCCGGTTTTTTAACACTTTGGCTGGATGCACCACAAAATTATTCCATTGTCCTTTTTAGCTTAGCAATAGTTGCAGGCGGTTACTACCCGGCCAGGGCAGGACTTTATTCCTTAAGCCGGGGTTTCAGCATGGATATGAATGTGCTGATGATAATTGCGGTGCTCGGTGCCGTAGGAATTGGTCAATGGGAAGAGGCGGCCACCGTGATATTTTTATTTTCACTTGGCAACGCCCTGGAAACTTACAGCATGGAAAAGACCCGCAATTCTATTCGGGGATTGATGCAGCTTGCTCCGGAGACGGCGCTGGTAAAGCGAGAGGGTAAGGAGACGGTGCTGCCGGTATCGGAAGTGGAGGTGGGTGATCTTGTCATAGTTCGTCCCGGTGAGCGATTACCGGTAGACGGCAAAATAATTTGTGGTCAAACTGCCATCAATCAAGCACCCATTACCGGGGAGTCAATGCCGGTGGACAAATCCCCAGGAGACGAAGTGTTCGCCGGTACAATAAACGGCAACGGTTCCATTGAGGTACAGGTGACAAAACTTGTAAGGGATACCACACTGGCCCGCATTATTAATATGGTGGAAGAGGCCCAGGAGCAAAAGGCACCTTCCCAGAGGTTTGTAGATATATTTGCCCGTTATTATACACCGGTTGTAATAACACTGGCTGTATTGGTGGCAGCTGTACCTCCTTTACTTTTTGCGGAACCGTTTTCACCTTGGTTTTATAAAGCCCTCACCTTGCTGGTGGTTTCTTGCCCTTGTGCCTTGGTAATTTCTACGCCGGTTTCAGTGGTGTCGGCAATCGGCAATGCCGCCAGGCATGGTGTGCTGATCAAGGGTGGGGCCTATTTAGAACAGGCGGGAGCCATTAAGGCAGTGGCCTTTGATAAAACAGGTACCCTTACCCTGGGTCGACCGGAAGTAACTGATGTGATAGCAATGCCGGGCAACAGTAAAGAAGAAGTACTTGGCATAGCCGCTGCGGTTGAAGTGCGCTCAGAACACCCATTGGCCGAGGCAGTGCTGCGGCAGGCTAAGAAAGCAAACGTAAATTATTCCATCGGAGAGCACTTTGTAGCCTTGGTGGGTAAGGGTGCAAAGGCAAAGGTGGAGGGGCAAAATTACTATGTGGGCAACCCAATGCTATTTGGCAAAGATTTAAAACATGATTTGCAGCAGGTAAAAGAAACCATGGAACAACTGCAGGCAGAGGGTAAGACAGCAGTGTTGGTGGGCTGCAAGTCAAATATTTTAGGAATCATTGCAGTGGCTGACAGGGTGAGGGAGAGTAGTTCTGAGGCAATAAAGCAATTAAAAGACCTTGGTGTGCAGCCCATTATGCTCACCGGAGATAACCGGGGAACCGCCGAGGCAATCGCCAAAAGTGTGGGCATAGATGAACTTAAGGCTAATTTACTGCCCCAAGATAAGGTGAGGGCCATCAAAGGGTTACAGCAAAGACACCGGCGAGTGGCCATGGTGGGTGACGGTGTTAACGATGCACCGGCCTTGGCCACTGCTAACCTGGGCATTGCCATGGGAGGAACCGGCACCGATGTTGCTTTAGAGACATCAGACATAGCATTAATGTCTGACGACCCTACCAGGGTGGCCTACTTAATTAAATTAAGTAAAGGTGCCCGGGGAATAATTAAGCAAAATATTGCCTTTTCGCTGCTTGTAAAACTGGCGGCGGTGACCCTGGTATTTCCGGGGATACTCAACCTGTGGATGGCGATAATGGCAGATACCGGCGCTGCCCTGCTGGTTATTTTAAACGGCATGAGATTGTTGAGAGTTAAACCATAAATAAAACCGGAGGGAATAACATAAACCCTCCGGTTTTTCTATTAATGCATACCGCCATTAGCGTCGGAAATCATTACATAATCTTCGGAGATCCGCTGGTCATTGGGACAATTTTTAAAGCTTAAAATGTATTTTTTTGCAGTAAGGGAGTTAGGAGAATCAACATCTTTTAAACAATAGAGGGTAAAAAGAATTTTGTGTGGAGAGCTTGTTTCAGTGCGTTCTATTACTTGCCAGTTAAATGCGCAGGCGTTGCGAACAACTAATGTGCGGCCTAAACCTTTATATTGAAAACCTATATCTAGCAACTTATTTTTGTTATTTTCAAATTCCAGCACAGAAACTGCCTTTACAGGTTTAAAATCTTCATCGGTGACAGCTTTATCTGCTATGGCGAGATAAACCCTTTTTTCAGAACCCAGTACTTGAATCCATGTTAATCTTGCTTTTAATTCATTCACTGCCTCTTGATCAAAATAACTGGTGTGCATGGCAATCTCCTCCAATACTTATTTTTTAATACATTCGACATAACTGTGCATTTCCCTTGTGAAAGGCGAAACTTTTTCATTGTGTTCACCGTTCTGTTATAATACTGTTTATGCCATTGTTTCCAATATAATGATTATTATAACTGGAATTGTGGCAAAACATACCAGAAGAAATACTATTGCATTTTATTGAAAATGAGAGTATAATTTGTTATTGTGGCTTACTTGTTCACATGCTATTGTCCGGTTTACAAGATAGTTGACATTTTCAACTTACCTAGTTATAATAATCTTTGCAACCATATACATCGGGACGTGGCGCAGTTTGGCTAGCGTGCTACCTTGGGGTGGTAGAGGTCGCAGGTTCAAGTCCTGTCGTCCCGACCAAGTAAAACAAGGCTTTGCCAGTTGGCAAAGCCTTGTTTTTTTAGAGTAATGCAACCATATCCTTCCAACCTTCATAAATCATAACCATGGCAAAGGTGTCTAACTCACAATATTTTAATAAGGCTTTCTCCAATTCGGTTCGCTCATAATCAGACATGTCTTCAAATTGCATTCGGATATAGGCTGTTAAAGCTGCACCGCCATCCTTCACCACATCATCGTCGCATAACAACTCAAAATCCTTATCTGTTATATCCTGAAACATTTTTGGTAATAGGTTGTAGGGATCGACAACAGAGCCATTTTTATACTCTACCCATTTCCAATCCTTATAATTATGGCTGGGAATGTGGCCCTCCTGGCCATAGATCGGCTGGCTGTATTTTTCTTGTAGGTATTGCGAACTGTTTAAGATCGCCGGCAATACTTTTTTTATAGAGTTTGAGCCCTTCATTGCCGGATCATAATAATAGCGCTTAACCAATTTAAGCATATCCTTCATATTGCGTGAACCTTCCCACTGTTCAGGGCTGCTTTTTACTGACTTGGTAATGGAACGGATAAATTGACACAGCTCATCCCTATCAGGAATGTCATTGGGATCCGTCTTCAATTGGTTATAGATTATGTTTAAGTAGGTATTCTCATGATCCCCATATCGAAAGATATCTCCTTGGTCTTGTTCCAATTCATATTTTAGCTTTCTTATAAAATCGTAATTGGGGAAAACCCCTGGGTCAGTATTTAGATATTGTCCCCGATGTTCAATGCGCCCGTCTTCATATACTACATGGTGGGAAAACTGAAAGGCGATTCCCTCATAGGGGTGCCTGCCTTTGTTAAAAGGAATTGGCACCATTGCAGTTTCAAAATCTATGAAATGCAGCGGGTAGACCCATGAATCCATTTCCCGCTTCATATTCACCAAATCAATCCAATGGGATGAGTCTTTGTTTTTTGCCTTCTGAACTTGTAACCATTGACGTTGGCTGGTGGAAATACCAGGCTGACCATCGCTTTTGGGGAGAATGTCATTTTCATGAAGAGCCGCTAGTTTAATTCGACCCTTTTGAATTAACTGATCTTTTTTACGGAAGTTCCAGATATCCAGTACGGTGGATTCTAAAAAATCATCGTCGGTCCACTGAAGGCTTTCTTTCCAGCACTCGTG from Desulfofalx alkaliphila DSM 12257 carries:
- a CDS encoding sensor domain-containing diguanylate cyclase, with amino-acid sequence MPASNDKDMSLKIEQLLKVNKRLTDLHWIAAQIASEQDINNMYNQITNGFSYITGVDKCAFYSIDEKGNFIELINSRHKEETDPFWLCDGVQKVLKETLQKRVAVISLNQSYCGSCSHRCNLCVQVCCLYSRGGSTKGLLVAYNLKNESLSEEWIRILELYAMQMSLTLENAILNIRLRELSITDGLTGLRNHRHFMECLNSEVERSFKRQRPFCVFLLDVDDFKHYNDNYGHPAGDEVLQILASIMTDTIDENGGTVFRYGGEEFAVILPQSTLKQGFALAEKLRQNIDNHNFPHRAITVSIGVSAYPENAREAKQLLNWADKALYQAKAKGKNKVQYL
- a CDS encoding MBL fold metallo-hydrolase is translated as MSDLRVVTLSENTCVKRGLLAEHGLSLLIDYKGYRLLFDTGQGPSVVANARALSIDLKQLNAIALSHGHDDHTGGLLGVLRKTGPIDVYAHPEIFKEKYKSMAHNSYQCCGVPCSLNELTSAGARFKLNTKEVQPTPGLWLTGEIPRITEFEKTGERYFIEADEKYIPDTMLDDQALVAVTAKGPVVITGCAHAGLVNTLHHAAALTNSNHIYALVGGTHLHSASADKLAKTIDALKKFKVQKLAVNHCTGFKTQAELYRVFGDKLIINNTGDILEF
- a CDS encoding winged helix-turn-helix domain-containing protein, with protein sequence MNGKDDVCSVLCIHPEKVAKFNDGQIPEMGKLAELFKVLGDETRTKILYILSKEEMCVCDLASVLNATVSNVSHHLRLLRGAALVRYRKEGKVVYYTLDDHHVINLIKEGLEHLAHRG
- a CDS encoding heavy metal translocating P-type ATPase — protein: MSDIKTQKSACPGGENCSCREAVVSDTLILTGLDCADCAAKLDKSIAALDGVVRSAVNFTTAKLRVDYRPGKLHRGDLVRHIEKLGYGVAKPKSDGSEREDLLRLTGLDCADCAAKLQKAVEKMPGVQEAAVNFGAGTLKIKHTGDIDGIINSIRQMGYGAVADGLQHSVPAAFWIQNRRVLTTLISGLFVMAGFLTLWLDAPQNYSIVLFSLAIVAGGYYPARAGLYSLSRGFSMDMNVLMIIAVLGAVGIGQWEEAATVIFLFSLGNALETYSMEKTRNSIRGLMQLAPETALVKREGKETVLPVSEVEVGDLVIVRPGERLPVDGKIICGQTAINQAPITGESMPVDKSPGDEVFAGTINGNGSIEVQVTKLVRDTTLARIINMVEEAQEQKAPSQRFVDIFARYYTPVVITLAVLVAAVPPLLFAEPFSPWFYKALTLLVVSCPCALVISTPVSVVSAIGNAARHGVLIKGGAYLEQAGAIKAVAFDKTGTLTLGRPEVTDVIAMPGNSKEEVLGIAAAVEVRSEHPLAEAVLRQAKKANVNYSIGEHFVALVGKGAKAKVEGQNYYVGNPMLFGKDLKHDLQQVKETMEQLQAEGKTAVLVGCKSNILGIIAVADRVRESSSEAIKQLKDLGVQPIMLTGDNRGTAEAIAKSVGIDELKANLLPQDKVRAIKGLQQRHRRVAMVGDGVNDAPALATANLGIAMGGTGTDVALETSDIALMSDDPTRVAYLIKLSKGARGIIKQNIAFSLLVKLAAVTLVFPGILNLWMAIMADTGAALLVILNGMRLLRVKP
- a CDS encoding DUF2779 domain-containing protein, with amino-acid sequence MPPRYFTKSHLQLALKCPTKLFYHGKPEYPNRSIEDPFLLALADGGYQVGELAKQYFPGGYQVDSMDYDDALKQTNQLLQKERVIIYEAAVRFRSFFIRADILVKNNNHLALIEVKAKSFNGSDESAFLNKKQTAIRSEWQLYLQDVAFQKYVINNAFPACSLNAFLMMADKGALCPTDGLNQKFRITKNKNGRKSILVSQGLSEEDLATPILTKVNVDGCCELVYRTKFENDLFSGTFIEYVNHLAEHYGNDQKISVFPSSKCANCEYKATDQERAAGLKSGFHECWKESLQWTDDDFLESTVLDIWNFRKKDQLIQKGRIKLAALHENDILPKSDGQPGISTSQRQWLQVQKAKNKDSSHWIDLVNMKREMDSWVYPLHFIDFETAMVPIPFNKGRHPYEGIAFQFSHHVVYEDGRIEHRGQYLNTDPGVFPNYDFIRKLKYELEQDQGDIFRYGDHENTYLNIIYNQLKTDPNDIPDRDELCQFIRSITKSVKSSPEQWEGSRNMKDMLKLVKRYYYDPAMKGSNSIKKVLPAILNSSQYLQEKYSQPIYGQEGHIPSHNYKDWKWVEYKNGSVVDPYNLLPKMFQDITDKDFELLCDDDVVKDGGAALTAYIRMQFEDMSDYERTELEKALLKYCELDTFAMVMIYEGWKDMVALL